The genome window TTTCGGAGGCTTGTTTGGAGAGAATAGACTCGGGAAAAACGGTCACAAAATACCAATCTGGTCCTTCCAGTTTCGTTAAAGCTAAAAATTGATCTCCTTGTTCATCATTAATGACGAGGGGCAACTCCTCATAATTTTGGACGAGTTGGAACACCCTTTCCAGATTGGCATTGCCGGTTTCTATCATGGTTAACTCACCCTCATTTTCACTAATTTCCTTTCTCAGTTCGGGATGAGCAATCAAGCGACCATCCTCTCGGAAAATAATATTGTAAGTTCCTTCTAAGGTTTGATTAGTCGTGCGGACAATCAAATCATTCAACGGAACATCTTGACCGACACTCATCATATGTTCATCCTGCCAATAGATGGGGGAAATAACCGAGACCATCCACTGATCAGCAATTGGATCGAGGTAAACCGCACTCCAGACGGTTTCCCGGTCTGGGTTATGTTTGGGTGTAGAGATATAAAAATACTCTTCTTCGGTTTCGTCAAAATCTGCGGTTGCTTCAGCGGGCCAGTTAAAGCTGGGCCAGTAGCCGATCGAAAAGTTCTCCCGGTCAACAAAGTAAAGATTCGGAAAACGGTTATTCCAAGCACGGCCATAATCGGTAGCTAAGTGAAAGCCAATTACAACCCGCTGTTTGATCTCAGCATCAACTGCCAAGTCGTCGTCTAAAAAAAGGGCAGCATATTCATCAAAGGGATACTCGGGACGATTACGGGTTACCCCATCAGGAGACTCAATGAAAAACTGTTCATACTGCTTAGAGTAGTCTTCTTGATTGGTTGCAGCTAATCGTTTCAGATATGCTTTTTTTACAAACTCAACATTATCTTGCGCTAAGCTAAAGAGGGTTTCCTCCCGTTGGGAGCGTTCAGTGACATATTGTCGTAGTTTTTGCTTGGTTTTTTTTTCGAGAAGTTCAAAGATATAGAAATAGCTAATGGTCGTTGAGGCAATAATGACAAAAGCGACGCCAAGGGAAGTTTTACTCAGTGCCTGCCGAGCCAATGAACCTTGTTGAGAGGGACGAATCCATTTGAGCATGGTGATTACTGAATGATGAGTAAATGAACTTACTAGTGATTTAAAAATGCTTTAAATTGAGTGTTTGATCGCGAGGGGTGAACTCACTCAAATCGTTTCCAAGGAAATGAGCATTAACCTGGGGGCAAATTAAGGAAGATTTAAATAAGATTGCTTGTGACAAAGTCGTATCAAATTCAATGTTATCGAGGGGGAGATCTTCTTCTCCGTTTAAGATGGATAAAAATGTTGTTAACTCATTACGATAACCCGCTTGAATGTGTTCTTTCAGCGCAGACAACCAGAAAGAAAACGGTTCGGTTTCTAGGCAGTAGCCATTTGCTTCCATCTCTCTCAATAAGGTTTTCCAAGACATAGAAGAGGGATTAATCACATGAAAAGTTTGCCCCCAGTTAGTCGATTGTTGAGTTAGATAAACCATTGCCTGAGTCGCATAATTAACAGGAGTCAGATTAATTTTGCCTGACAAGTGAGGGGCTTTTCCCAGTTGGAGACAACCCTTAATTAAACTAAAGAAGAAATCATTCGGTTTGTGAGTCATGCCCGTACGACTATCTCCAACCAGGGTGCCGAAACGATGAATTGTAGCCGGTAAGCCACGGTTTTGGGCTTCTCGCACCAGTTGTTCGGCGACCCACTTACTTTGGCCATAACCGGTTTGCAGTTCTTCTTCATCGAGCGGCAGATCGGTTTCTAAAACTAACCCTTGATCCACGTAAGTCTCGGGAAAAACGGATAAAGTGGAGACAAAATGAACGGGTCTGGTCTGACGGCAACTTGCCAAACGGAGGATTTCTTGGGTACCCTGAACATTGGTGTCTCGTAACGCTGAGTAAGGATAAACAAAGTTGACCCAAGCCCCACTGTGATAAATAACGTCGATACTATTCGCCAAATCTTCAAATTGTTCAGAAGAAAGTCCGAGTAGGGGTTTTGATAAATCACCAATTACTGGAACAATGCGCTGTCGGTAACTGGGATGCCAAAGCGCATAAGATTTTAACTGCTTTTCAATCCGTTTTCTGGCACTTTCTCCCGGACAGTAGCGCATCAGACAATAGAGATCAGCTTGAGTTTGCTCTAAAAGCTCGGCAAGCAAATAAGGACCGACAAAACCAGTCGCACCCGTGAGGAAAACCGCTGACGGCGATTGCGCTTTAGTAACATTAGCTGGGGTGCGATATTGAATGCTTGGATCGAGTTTGGCTTCTGCTTGCAGGTCAAAATCTTGAGAGTCAACGCTTGTTGGAGCAGAGGGCGCGCTGGCTTCTCCGGTTCCTGTAGGGCAGCCCGCCCCGTAAGCAGGGAACATCGCGCTGGGATTACTATCAGAGGTGATTGCCTTGGCAAAGGCAGCAAGGGTGGGATGTTGCACGAGTACAGAAACAGCAATTTCAATCTGTAATTGCTCACTGACGCAATGAATACACTCAATCGCAAGTAAGGAATTCCCTCCCAGCGCAAAAAAATCATCTTCTACACCGACTTCACTCACACCCAAAAGCCTACTCCAAATCGCCGCTAGCTGTTGCTCGGTTTCATTCTGTGGTACAACTGTCTCTGAAACAGTAAGCTGAGTCGGTTCTCTGTCCAGTGAAGGTAACTGTTTTTGATCAACTTTTCCATTCGGTGTCAGCGGCAACGCATTCATTAAAATAAAGTTCGCCGGAATCATGTAATTGGGGAGTTTCCGTTGCAGATAGGTACGTAGCATGCCAGTAACAGCCCGTTGCAGAGATTTCAAAAGACCCTGCGCCTCTAGCAAATACTCTGCACTTTGCTGCAGGAGGGTTTGCTCAACTGCAAACGTTTCTAGTTCCACTCCGAGACGAGAACCTTGCTGCCAAACCACTTTCCCTTGAAACCAATGCTCCTCCTCTTGCTTCGGTAGAGGAAAGCTCAGGCGAACTGCGTCTCCTTGCTCCAAATCCGGTGGTGCATCTTGTAAGCCCACCCCAACTGGGGAAATATCAACGGTTCTTAAGTGAAATAACGCTCCGCCAGATTCTAAAGAACACTCTACTTCGTAAGGAATTTGATCGGGAATGAAGTCAGAAATCAGGTAAGCAATAATTTGTTGATGCCCCAGTTGGTCAGGTTGAGTGGTGACAAAAACTTGATGAATCCCGGGATAACTGGTGAGGGTTGCTTCGATTTCACCCACATCAACGCGATAACCGCGAATCTTAACTTGTTGATCAATCCGTCCTAAGAATTCGAGATTGCCGTCTGGTTGATAACGAACTAAATCACCTGTTTTGTAGAGTCGAGCATCCGGTTGATGACTCAAATGATTGGGAATAAAACTCTTTTCTGTTCCCTCAGGACAATTTAGATATCCACGAGCAACGCCAATTCCTCCTAAATATAACTCGCCAGCTTCCCCCCGAGACACTGGCTGTTGTTGTTCGTCAAGGATATAAGCTTCTACATGCGGTAATGGTTTACCAATGGGAAGTTCTGGGTTTGTAGAGACTTCTGCTGGTAAGCGGTAAGTCGTT of Cyanobacteria bacterium GSL.Bin1 contains these proteins:
- a CDS encoding amino acid adenylation domain-containing protein — encoded protein: MKLNYFNKCIQWQPTEKISVEQQVNVKNYWENELAQIPLHLSLPVDSQWSNSLPYTGEVYLDDFEESKVSNIRKLKQLENTSLFIIFCSAFSSWLSRLCEQEKFLMGVSLRSNWRETEEPQTVRDKLANWVVCRVNLVGNLSFSDVLLRVTRGVEEVEHYQDDPFPEVAKYLKQQQETDQSPPVQVAFSWDIGSLGECIGGDNNSCVDPYPLEEQGSEAFDLHLTVKEAGERLQLCWQYNADLFQQETIVHLAQGFKAFLMSAIAQPEQPIATLPLLAEIECDQPEFGTERLDLCIHHLFEAEVQRLPQKTAVIDQEKHFTYEQLNEAANQVAHYLQSLGVGCETLVGIFMPRCFNLMVGVLGILKAGAAYVPLDPAYPPERIADMLDDSQLSVLLIQDNSDHLPPTQVKLIDLYWDWELIAEYPTDNPTSETTPQNLAYLIYTSGSTGKPKGVMIEHRSLVTFAQKAAQEYEITETDRILQFASFSFDAAVEEIYTCFITGATLVLRPETMLDSMPTFLRLCQDYRLTVLDLPTAYWHLLVEGLVKQPELTFPSDIRCVIIGGERANPYYVEQWQNCVSGSPVLINTYGPTEATVVATTYRLPAEVSTNPELPIGKPLPHVEAYILDEQQQPVSRGEAGELYLGGIGVARGYLNCPEGTEKSFIPNHLSHQPDARLYKTGDLVRYQPDGNLEFLGRIDQQVKIRGYRVDVGEIEATLTSYPGIHQVFVTTQPDQLGHQQIIAYLISDFIPDQIPYEVECSLESGGALFHLRTVDISPVGVGLQDAPPDLEQGDAVRLSFPLPKQEEEHWFQGKVVWQQGSRLGVELETFAVEQTLLQQSAEYLLEAQGLLKSLQRAVTGMLRTYLQRKLPNYMIPANFILMNALPLTPNGKVDQKQLPSLDREPTQLTVSETVVPQNETEQQLAAIWSRLLGVSEVGVEDDFFALGGNSLLAIECIHCVSEQLQIEIAVSVLVQHPTLAAFAKAITSDSNPSAMFPAYGAGCPTGTGEASAPSAPTSVDSQDFDLQAEAKLDPSIQYRTPANVTKAQSPSAVFLTGATGFVGPYLLAELLEQTQADLYCLMRYCPGESARKRIEKQLKSYALWHPSYRQRIVPVIGDLSKPLLGLSSEQFEDLANSIDVIYHSGAWVNFVYPYSALRDTNVQGTQEILRLASCRQTRPVHFVSTLSVFPETYVDQGLVLETDLPLDEEELQTGYGQSKWVAEQLVREAQNRGLPATIHRFGTLVGDSRTGMTHKPNDFFFSLIKGCLQLGKAPHLSGKINLTPVNYATQAMVYLTQQSTNWGQTFHVINPSSMSWKTLLREMEANGYCLETEPFSFWLSALKEHIQAGYRNELTTFLSILNGEEDLPLDNIEFDTTLSQAILFKSSLICPQVNAHFLGNDLSEFTPRDQTLNLKHF